From one Gossypium hirsutum isolate 1008001.06 chromosome D08, Gossypium_hirsutum_v2.1, whole genome shotgun sequence genomic stretch:
- the LOC107939713 gene encoding putative disease resistance protein At4g19050 isoform X2 produces the protein MAEPKEQGTNMTDNPKTEGQSSGTPSSDNAGEGKQEPQTNNPQETRITTAKDKVGQVVEDIRRGLESYHKGFALTGRPGVGKTWLAKQITESAVSPEGPFYMSLWMSLSLNQKKDEMSLFQSIARQLSIPNLGSMWEDADDIDNDDKREEVADEKLEAKVRGELNERYECYNGKEKGGKKHMFLLVVLDCEGEVKSEDYEEIMDQILFPKGYKNGSDIKRLTSFLITSRELGNPDFIERKVQPYSGDEAVAFLKDRVDNHVSLPLKFQTLYADIKKRSQVLPAEIIMLAEALNHTATDELDNAFDAAHFILKAAENDDVIPLLPFIYGQFPDDNCLIDCFWHSWNLLGKHGGVQYNELIARWILEGHLDLADGIRKAYNKGYNVMMELVDRGMLKMQEDNLIVLERATLGLEDRNCRELFEKSNLGLAGILEDKGRKVFERMTPTDGMMKTVKVDKKGKSVSSLLIDGSRFSREDPKKFFKEKQHLEVLALFNPRLTCIPDPIPKMNNLLLLVIRGCYLLQTVDCIKGLKELMALEITGSPLLKEMPKDFFTEMTKLRSLNLSALGIESLPDVFRLTKLRRLILRNCTYLKALPKLASLKDLEVFDVSGSFNLKRLQEKSFQSFHKLRFADFSGTSIEKLPIVQTFANLTVLLVRGCVCLSGLRFMKHLHKLKVLDVSGATKIKEIFYDCFTDTDNLKILDLSETDIRFLPESLGKSLRDLKLKGCSNLERLLDTKNLISLESLDLSDCSSLKGFPNNFFEHLTSLKSLDLSNSQVKSFPSHFDLPFLRHLLLKNCSFESLPESKTFASFDELRNLVELDLLGCKSPAEKLPSLEHLIELEVINLSGYKALSEIDASFEHMSWLQVLNLSETKVSRLPKLSNPRKLRSLILNNCTQLQTSPDFDILSELEELNLRGTCSLTNIKAESLSCLPQLKTLRLSKSSFEAIQSYLPNLKQLEVLDLSGENVEFVPSLDNLISLRQLLLGGCSKLNKLPPLNLLSELEVLDLSGTKVLKIGEKIWNLKLKRLYLPEEAIEEFNNGVRRKKLEDLPLELKLDHCYVSKHSEIPQGDNVPRIVVQGVELLKSLKKDSALLERIRHSIFSVRAQPKKEDNFSDSRKHIFSCIYSKIKKLPSEVKDDQCLEIQGFDVFPSDIEVLLEHATYVFLVENGFLKNLSDLKPDSLKNIRGCWLERCNNVEKSIFVEADLGKWGTLEILWISNLLKLKSLYEEKVQSLSFGSIKHLYIDCCPKLETVFPSWLITENLETLQITFCDNLKTLFGDKGSDGEKEQTSNLEDTRPTNKKEQYATGLEDKKVHETKSSAKGKMQPKSPINKKEEVQPETLTDKEEQEKVQQPESLPDEEGKDAPKILLDKEEKEKAQQPESLPDKEGKDTPKSLPDKEEKEKAQQPESLLDKERKDAPKSLSDKEEKEEVQQPESLQDKKEKDVPKSLLDNKEKEEAQQRESLPNKEEKDAPKSLPDKEVC, from the exons ATGGCTGAACCTAAGGAACAAG GCACGAATATGACAGACAACCCCAAAACAGAGGGTCAAAGCTCAGGAACACCGTCGTCTGATAATGCTGGAGAAGGGAAGCAAGAGCCACAGACTAATAATCCTCAAG AAACGAGGATCACTACAGCAAAAGATAAAGTAGGACAAGTAGTGGAAGATATACGGAGGGGCCTGGAGTCTTACCACAAAGGATTTGCCCTCACAGGAAGACCTGGAGTAGGGAAAACATGGCTGGCCAAACAAATAACCGAGTCCGCTGTCAGTCCAGAAGGCCCCTTCTACATGTCTCTTTGGATGTCTCTGAGCCTGAATCAAAAGAAGGACGAGATGTCTCTTTTCCAATCCATTGCGCGCCAGTTGTCCATCCCTAACTTGGGCAGTATGTGGGAAGATGCCGATGACATCGACAACGACGACAAAAGGGAGGAGGTTGCTGACGAAAAGCTGGAGGCAAAGGTAAGAGGCGAACTTAATGAGAGATACGAATGTTAcaatgggaaagaaaaggggggaAAAAAACACATGTTTCTTTTGGTGGTGTTAGATTGTGAAGGGGAGGTCAAATCTGAAGATTATGAAGAAATCATGGATCAAATACTCTTTCCGAAGGGCTATAAGAATGGCTCTGACATAAAACGCCTTACCAGTTTCTTAATCACATCAAGGGAACTTGGAAACCCTGATTTTATCGAGAGAAAAGTCCAACCTTATTCGGGAGACGAAGCTGTGGCTTTCTTAAAAGACAGGGTTGACAACCATGTTTCTCTGCCTCTCAAGTTCCAAACATTATATGCTGACATTAAAAAGAGAAGCCAGGTTTTGCCTGCTGAAATTATCATGTTAGCTGAAGCCTTAAACCACACTGCAACAGACGAGCTGGACAATGCTTTCGATGCAGCACATTTCATTTTGAAGGCTGCTGAAAATGATGATGTGATTCCGCTTCTTCCTTTCATTTATGGCCAGTTTCCAGATGACAATTGCTTGATCGATTGCTTTTGGCATAGCTGGAACTTGTTGGGGAAACATGGGGGTGTTCAGTACAATGAGCTGATCGCTCGCTGGATACTCGAAGGCCATCTTGATCTTGCTGATGGTATCAGGAAGGCTTACAACAAGGGATACAATGTGATGATGGAGCTTGTAGATCGTGGCATGCTAAAGATGCAAGAGGACAATCTTATTGTTCTAGAAAGAGCGACGCTTGGTCTTGAGGACCGTAACTGTCGAGAATTGTTCGAGAAATCCAACCTGGGGTTGGCCGGCATACTTGAGGATAAAGGTCGCAAAGTTTTTGAAAGAATGACACCTACTGATGGCATGATGAAGACGGTGAAAGTGGACAAGAAAGGGAAATCAGTCTCCTCGCTACTGATTGATGGAAGTCGTTTCTCGAGAGAAGATCctaaaaaattctttaaagaaaAGCAGCATCTCGAAGTTCTTGCCCTTTTCAATCCCAGGCTGACATGTATCCCAGACCCCATACCTAAAATGAACAATCTGCTTCTGCTTGTCATCAGAGGCTGTTATCTGCTTCAGACAGTCGATTGCATTAAGGGTCTCAAAGAATTAATGGCCCTTGAGATAACTGGTTCACCATTGCTCAAGGAAAtgccaaaagatttttttacTGAAATGACCAAACTTAGAAGCCTTAATCTATCTGCACTGGGAATCGAGTCATTGCCTGATGTTTTCCGTCTGACTAAACTTCGGAGGCTCATCCTTAGAAACTGTACTTACTTGAAAGCACTGCCAAAGCTAGCCAGCCTCAAAGACCTCGAGGTATTTGATGTTTCTGGATCCTTCAATTTGAAAAGGCTCCAAGAAAAAAGTTTCCAATCATTTCATAAACTTCGATTCGCTGATTTCTCTGGAACCAGCATCGAGAAATTACCAATTGTTCAGACCTTTGCAAATCTAACTGTCCTCTTGGTTAGAGGATGTGTTTGTTTGTCTGGACTGCGATTTATGAAGCATCTGCACAAGCTTAAGGTTCTTGATGTTTCAGGTGCTACTAAGATAAAGGAGATATTCTATGATTGCTTTACTGATACTGACAACCTAAAAATCCTTGATCTATCAGAAACCGATATTAGATTTTTACCTGAAAGCCTTGGTAAAAGTCTACGTGATCTCAAACTAAAAGGTTGTTCTAATCTTGAAAGACTCCTGGACACAAAAAACCTCATTAGCCTAGAGTCACTTGATCTTTCTGATTGCTCTAGTCTAAAAGGGTTTCCAAACAACTTTTTTGAGCACCTGACTAGTCTTAAGTCCCTCGACCTCTCAAACTCCCAAGTTAAAAGTTTTCCATCTCATTTCGACCTTCCCTTTCTTCGCCACCTTTTGCTGAAGAATTGCTCGTTTGAAAGTCTTCCAGAGTCAAAAACCTTTGCCTCTTTTGACGAACTTCGTAACCTTGTAGAACTTGATCTCTTAGGTTGTAAGAGCCCAGCTGAGAAATTGCCAAGCTTGGAACATCTTATAGAACTTGAGGTTATTAATCTTTCAGGTTATAAGGCTCTGTCAGAAATAGATGCATCCTTTGAGCACATGTCTTGGCTTCAAGTTCTCAATCTCTCAGAAACCAAGGTTTCAAGACTACCAAAACTAAGCAATCCCAGAAAACTCCGTTCCCTTATCCTAAATAACTGCACCCAGCTCCAAACTTCTCCAGATTTTGATATCCTTTCAGAACTTGAAGAGCTTAACCTGCGTGGTACATGCTCTTTGACGAATATCAAGGCCGAATCTTTGAGTTGCCTACCTCAGCTAAAAACACTCAGGTTATCTAAAAGTTCTTTTGAGGCCATTCAATCTTATTTGCCAAATTTGAAACAACTTGAGGTTCTGGATCTTTCTGGagaaaatgttgagtttgtgccCTCTCTCGACAATCTTATCAGTTTACGCCAGCTTTTGCTAGGGGGTTGTTCGAAGTTAAATAAGTTGCCACCACTAAATTTACTGAGTGAGCTTGAGGTGCTTGATCTATCAGGTACCAAAGTACTAAAGATTGGAgaaaaaatttggaatttaaaattAAAGCGTCTTTATCTACCGGAGGAGGCAATTGAAGAATTTAACAATGGGGTTCGTAGGAAGAAGCTCGAGGACCTACCATTGGAGCTAAAGTTGGATCACTGTTACGTCTCTAAGCATTCAGAGATTCCTCAAGGGGATAATGTGCCAAGAATAGTTGTGCAGGGCGTAGAACTCCTCAAAAGTTTGAAGAAAGATTCTGCATTACTAGAGCGTATCAGGCATTCAATTTTCTCTGTTCGAGCACAACCCAAAAAGGAGGACAATTTCAGTGATAGTCGTAAGCATATCTTCAGTTGTATCTACTCCAAGATTAAAAAGCTTCCTTCTGAGGTAAAAGATGACCAATGTTTGGAAATCCAAGGATTTGATGTTTTTCCTTCTGATATTGAGGTTCTTCTTGAGCATGCCACATATGTCTTTTTGGTTGAAAATGGTTTTTTGAAAAACTTGTCTGATTTAAAGCCTGACAGCTTGAAGAACATCAGAGGTTGTTGGTTAGAGAGGTGCAATAACGTGGAAAAAAGCATCTTCGTGGAGGCAGATCTTGGGAAGTGGGGAACCCTTGAGATTCTATGGATTTCGAACCTTCTTAAATTGAAGAGTTTGTATGAGGAGAAAGTACAATCCCTAAGTTTTGGGAGCATAAAGCATTTGTACATTGACTGCTGCCCAAAGCTTGAGACGGTTTTCCCATCATGGCTGATCACTGAAAACCTTGAAACTCTCCAAATTACATTCTGTGATAATCTAAAGACTTTGTTTGGAGATAAGGGCTCGGACGGTGAGAAAGAACAGACCTCGAATCTAGAAGATACGAGGCCCACAAATAAGAAAGAGCAGTATGCTACAGGTTTAGAAGACAAGAAAGTGCACGAAACCAAAAGTTCAGCCAAAGGAAAGATGCAGCCGAAGAGTCCCATAAATAAAAAAGAGGAAGTGCAGCCCGAGACCTTAACAGACAAGGAAGAGCAAGAGAAG GTGCAGCAGCCCGAGAGTTTACCAGACGAGGAAGGGAAAGATGCGCCTAAGATTTTACTAGACAAGGAAGAGAAAGAGAAGGCGCAGCAGCCCGAGAGTTTACCAGACAAGGAAGGGAAAGATACACCCAAGAGTTTACCAGACAAGGAAGAGAAAGAGAAGGCGCAGCAACCCGAGAGTTTACTAGACAAGGAAAGGAAAGATGCGCCTAAGAGTTTATCAGACAAGGAAGAGAAAGAGGAGGTGCAGCAGCCCGAGAGTTTACAAGACAAAAAAGAGAAAGATGTGCCCAAGAGTTTACTAGACAATAAAGAGAAAGAGGAGGCACAACAGCGAGAGAGTTTACCAAACAAGGAAGAGAAAGATGCGCCCAAGAGTTTACCAGACAAGGAAGTGTGTTGA
- the LOC107939713 gene encoding putative disease resistance protein At4g19050 isoform X1, which translates to MAEPKEQGTNMTDNPKTEGQSSGTPSSDNAGEGKQEPQTNNPQETRITTAKDKVGQVVEDIRRGLESYHKGFALTGRPGVGKTWLAKQITESAVSPEGPFYMSLWMSLSLNQKKDEMSLFQSIARQLSIPNLGSMWEDADDIDNDDKREEVADEKLEAKVRGELNERYECYNGKEKGGKKHMFLLVVLDCEGEVKSEDYEEIMDQILFPKGYKNGSDIKRLTSFLITSRELGNPDFIERKVQPYSGDEAVAFLKDRVDNHVSLPLKFQTLYADIKKRSQVLPAEIIMLAEALNHTATDELDNAFDAAHFILKAAENDDVIPLLPFIYGQFPDDNCLIDCFWHSWNLLGKHGGVQYNELIARWILEGHLDLADGIRKAYNKGYNVMMELVDRGMLKMQEDNLIVLERATLGLEDRNCRELFEKSNLGLAGILEDKGRKVFERMTPTDGMMKTVKVDKKGKSVSSLLIDGSRFSREDPKKFFKEKQHLEVLALFNPRLTCIPDPIPKMNNLLLLVIRGCYLLQTVDCIKGLKELMALEITGSPLLKEMPKDFFTEMTKLRSLNLSALGIESLPDVFRLTKLRRLILRNCTYLKALPKLASLKDLEVFDVSGSFNLKRLQEKSFQSFHKLRFADFSGTSIEKLPIVQTFANLTVLLVRGCVCLSGLRFMKHLHKLKVLDVSGATKIKEIFYDCFTDTDNLKILDLSETDIRFLPESLGKSLRDLKLKGCSNLERLLDTKNLISLESLDLSDCSSLKGFPNNFFEHLTSLKSLDLSNSQVKSFPSHFDLPFLRHLLLKNCSFESLPESKTFASFDELRNLVELDLLGCKSPAEKLPSLEHLIELEVINLSGYKALSEIDASFEHMSWLQVLNLSETKVSRLPKLSNPRKLRSLILNNCTQLQTSPDFDILSELEELNLRGTCSLTNIKAESLSCLPQLKTLRLSKSSFEAIQSYLPNLKQLEVLDLSGENVEFVPSLDNLISLRQLLLGGCSKLNKLPPLNLLSELEVLDLSGTKVLKIGEKIWNLKLKRLYLPEEAIEEFNNGVRRKKLEDLPLELKLDHCYVSKHSEIPQGDNVPRIVVQGVELLKSLKKDSALLERIRHSIFSVRAQPKKEDNFSDSRKHIFSCIYSKIKKLPSEVKDDQCLEIQGFDVFPSDIEVLLEHATYVFLVENGFLKNLSDLKPDSLKNIRGCWLERCNNVEKSIFVEADLGKWGTLEILWISNLLKLKSLYEEKVQSLSFGSIKHLYIDCCPKLETVFPSWLITENLETLQITFCDNLKTLFGDKGSDGEKEQTSNLEDTRPTNKKEQYATGLEDKKVHETKSSAKGKMQPKSPINKKEEVQPETLTDKEEQEKVQQPESLPDEEGKDAPKILLDKEEKEKVQQPESLPDEEGKDAPKILLDKEEKEKAQQPESLPDKEGKDTPKSLPDKEEKEKAQQPESLLDKERKDAPKSLSDKEEKEEVQQPESLQDKKEKDVPKSLLDNKEKEEAQQRESLPNKEEKDAPKSLPDKEVC; encoded by the exons ATGGCTGAACCTAAGGAACAAG GCACGAATATGACAGACAACCCCAAAACAGAGGGTCAAAGCTCAGGAACACCGTCGTCTGATAATGCTGGAGAAGGGAAGCAAGAGCCACAGACTAATAATCCTCAAG AAACGAGGATCACTACAGCAAAAGATAAAGTAGGACAAGTAGTGGAAGATATACGGAGGGGCCTGGAGTCTTACCACAAAGGATTTGCCCTCACAGGAAGACCTGGAGTAGGGAAAACATGGCTGGCCAAACAAATAACCGAGTCCGCTGTCAGTCCAGAAGGCCCCTTCTACATGTCTCTTTGGATGTCTCTGAGCCTGAATCAAAAGAAGGACGAGATGTCTCTTTTCCAATCCATTGCGCGCCAGTTGTCCATCCCTAACTTGGGCAGTATGTGGGAAGATGCCGATGACATCGACAACGACGACAAAAGGGAGGAGGTTGCTGACGAAAAGCTGGAGGCAAAGGTAAGAGGCGAACTTAATGAGAGATACGAATGTTAcaatgggaaagaaaaggggggaAAAAAACACATGTTTCTTTTGGTGGTGTTAGATTGTGAAGGGGAGGTCAAATCTGAAGATTATGAAGAAATCATGGATCAAATACTCTTTCCGAAGGGCTATAAGAATGGCTCTGACATAAAACGCCTTACCAGTTTCTTAATCACATCAAGGGAACTTGGAAACCCTGATTTTATCGAGAGAAAAGTCCAACCTTATTCGGGAGACGAAGCTGTGGCTTTCTTAAAAGACAGGGTTGACAACCATGTTTCTCTGCCTCTCAAGTTCCAAACATTATATGCTGACATTAAAAAGAGAAGCCAGGTTTTGCCTGCTGAAATTATCATGTTAGCTGAAGCCTTAAACCACACTGCAACAGACGAGCTGGACAATGCTTTCGATGCAGCACATTTCATTTTGAAGGCTGCTGAAAATGATGATGTGATTCCGCTTCTTCCTTTCATTTATGGCCAGTTTCCAGATGACAATTGCTTGATCGATTGCTTTTGGCATAGCTGGAACTTGTTGGGGAAACATGGGGGTGTTCAGTACAATGAGCTGATCGCTCGCTGGATACTCGAAGGCCATCTTGATCTTGCTGATGGTATCAGGAAGGCTTACAACAAGGGATACAATGTGATGATGGAGCTTGTAGATCGTGGCATGCTAAAGATGCAAGAGGACAATCTTATTGTTCTAGAAAGAGCGACGCTTGGTCTTGAGGACCGTAACTGTCGAGAATTGTTCGAGAAATCCAACCTGGGGTTGGCCGGCATACTTGAGGATAAAGGTCGCAAAGTTTTTGAAAGAATGACACCTACTGATGGCATGATGAAGACGGTGAAAGTGGACAAGAAAGGGAAATCAGTCTCCTCGCTACTGATTGATGGAAGTCGTTTCTCGAGAGAAGATCctaaaaaattctttaaagaaaAGCAGCATCTCGAAGTTCTTGCCCTTTTCAATCCCAGGCTGACATGTATCCCAGACCCCATACCTAAAATGAACAATCTGCTTCTGCTTGTCATCAGAGGCTGTTATCTGCTTCAGACAGTCGATTGCATTAAGGGTCTCAAAGAATTAATGGCCCTTGAGATAACTGGTTCACCATTGCTCAAGGAAAtgccaaaagatttttttacTGAAATGACCAAACTTAGAAGCCTTAATCTATCTGCACTGGGAATCGAGTCATTGCCTGATGTTTTCCGTCTGACTAAACTTCGGAGGCTCATCCTTAGAAACTGTACTTACTTGAAAGCACTGCCAAAGCTAGCCAGCCTCAAAGACCTCGAGGTATTTGATGTTTCTGGATCCTTCAATTTGAAAAGGCTCCAAGAAAAAAGTTTCCAATCATTTCATAAACTTCGATTCGCTGATTTCTCTGGAACCAGCATCGAGAAATTACCAATTGTTCAGACCTTTGCAAATCTAACTGTCCTCTTGGTTAGAGGATGTGTTTGTTTGTCTGGACTGCGATTTATGAAGCATCTGCACAAGCTTAAGGTTCTTGATGTTTCAGGTGCTACTAAGATAAAGGAGATATTCTATGATTGCTTTACTGATACTGACAACCTAAAAATCCTTGATCTATCAGAAACCGATATTAGATTTTTACCTGAAAGCCTTGGTAAAAGTCTACGTGATCTCAAACTAAAAGGTTGTTCTAATCTTGAAAGACTCCTGGACACAAAAAACCTCATTAGCCTAGAGTCACTTGATCTTTCTGATTGCTCTAGTCTAAAAGGGTTTCCAAACAACTTTTTTGAGCACCTGACTAGTCTTAAGTCCCTCGACCTCTCAAACTCCCAAGTTAAAAGTTTTCCATCTCATTTCGACCTTCCCTTTCTTCGCCACCTTTTGCTGAAGAATTGCTCGTTTGAAAGTCTTCCAGAGTCAAAAACCTTTGCCTCTTTTGACGAACTTCGTAACCTTGTAGAACTTGATCTCTTAGGTTGTAAGAGCCCAGCTGAGAAATTGCCAAGCTTGGAACATCTTATAGAACTTGAGGTTATTAATCTTTCAGGTTATAAGGCTCTGTCAGAAATAGATGCATCCTTTGAGCACATGTCTTGGCTTCAAGTTCTCAATCTCTCAGAAACCAAGGTTTCAAGACTACCAAAACTAAGCAATCCCAGAAAACTCCGTTCCCTTATCCTAAATAACTGCACCCAGCTCCAAACTTCTCCAGATTTTGATATCCTTTCAGAACTTGAAGAGCTTAACCTGCGTGGTACATGCTCTTTGACGAATATCAAGGCCGAATCTTTGAGTTGCCTACCTCAGCTAAAAACACTCAGGTTATCTAAAAGTTCTTTTGAGGCCATTCAATCTTATTTGCCAAATTTGAAACAACTTGAGGTTCTGGATCTTTCTGGagaaaatgttgagtttgtgccCTCTCTCGACAATCTTATCAGTTTACGCCAGCTTTTGCTAGGGGGTTGTTCGAAGTTAAATAAGTTGCCACCACTAAATTTACTGAGTGAGCTTGAGGTGCTTGATCTATCAGGTACCAAAGTACTAAAGATTGGAgaaaaaatttggaatttaaaattAAAGCGTCTTTATCTACCGGAGGAGGCAATTGAAGAATTTAACAATGGGGTTCGTAGGAAGAAGCTCGAGGACCTACCATTGGAGCTAAAGTTGGATCACTGTTACGTCTCTAAGCATTCAGAGATTCCTCAAGGGGATAATGTGCCAAGAATAGTTGTGCAGGGCGTAGAACTCCTCAAAAGTTTGAAGAAAGATTCTGCATTACTAGAGCGTATCAGGCATTCAATTTTCTCTGTTCGAGCACAACCCAAAAAGGAGGACAATTTCAGTGATAGTCGTAAGCATATCTTCAGTTGTATCTACTCCAAGATTAAAAAGCTTCCTTCTGAGGTAAAAGATGACCAATGTTTGGAAATCCAAGGATTTGATGTTTTTCCTTCTGATATTGAGGTTCTTCTTGAGCATGCCACATATGTCTTTTTGGTTGAAAATGGTTTTTTGAAAAACTTGTCTGATTTAAAGCCTGACAGCTTGAAGAACATCAGAGGTTGTTGGTTAGAGAGGTGCAATAACGTGGAAAAAAGCATCTTCGTGGAGGCAGATCTTGGGAAGTGGGGAACCCTTGAGATTCTATGGATTTCGAACCTTCTTAAATTGAAGAGTTTGTATGAGGAGAAAGTACAATCCCTAAGTTTTGGGAGCATAAAGCATTTGTACATTGACTGCTGCCCAAAGCTTGAGACGGTTTTCCCATCATGGCTGATCACTGAAAACCTTGAAACTCTCCAAATTACATTCTGTGATAATCTAAAGACTTTGTTTGGAGATAAGGGCTCGGACGGTGAGAAAGAACAGACCTCGAATCTAGAAGATACGAGGCCCACAAATAAGAAAGAGCAGTATGCTACAGGTTTAGAAGACAAGAAAGTGCACGAAACCAAAAGTTCAGCCAAAGGAAAGATGCAGCCGAAGAGTCCCATAAATAAAAAAGAGGAAGTGCAGCCCGAGACCTTAACAGACAAGGAAGAGCAAGAGAAGGTGCAGCAGCCCGAGAGTTTACCAGACGAGGAAGGGAAAGATGCGCCTAAGATTTTACTAGACAAGGAAGAGAAAGAGAAGGTGCAGCAGCCCGAGAGTTTACCAGACGAGGAAGGGAAAGATGCGCCTAAGATTTTACTAGACAAGGAAGAGAAAGAGAAGGCGCAGCAGCCCGAGAGTTTACCAGACAAGGAAGGGAAAGATACACCCAAGAGTTTACCAGACAAGGAAGAGAAAGAGAAGGCGCAGCAACCCGAGAGTTTACTAGACAAGGAAAGGAAAGATGCGCCTAAGAGTTTATCAGACAAGGAAGAGAAAGAGGAGGTGCAGCAGCCCGAGAGTTTACAAGACAAAAAAGAGAAAGATGTGCCCAAGAGTTTACTAGACAATAAAGAGAAAGAGGAGGCACAACAGCGAGAGAGTTTACCAAACAAGGAAGAGAAAGATGCGCCCAAGAGTTTACCAGACAAGGAAGTGTGTTGA